In Bactrocera neohumeralis isolate Rockhampton chromosome 5, APGP_CSIRO_Bneo_wtdbg2-racon-allhic-juicebox.fasta_v2, whole genome shotgun sequence, the genomic window CTCCCcaagaatctgctcatttgtcgtaaTATCCGATATCGAACTACTATTGCATagaactgccatacaaactgatcagtcaaaatcaagttcttgtatgggaaactttttttttaaagatattttcacgaaatgtGGCATAGATTATTACTAATATAAATAAGGCCTattatatattaggttgtcaaaaaagacttgcggtattttcgctagttggcgctgaaagcgcgtagttctagttttattcgtcgcatcgggtcatggctatacctttttggaaagctcacgtgtttgattgattgtcgtttcttttaagtcgttcgtgagttatagcgtcgcaaacatggagcaaaaaaaaaagataaaatacggcatattttacagtactactacgataaaggcaaaaatgcatctcaagccgccaataaaatttgtgcagtttatggacccgatacagtttccatttccaccgcacaacgatggtttcaacgttttcgttctggtgtagaggtggtcgaagatgcgccacgctccggaaggcctgtcgtcgaaaattgcgataaaatcgctgaattggtcgaaagagaccggcataatagcagccgtagcatccgtcaagagctgggcatgagtcatcaaaaattcatttcaatttcaataaaaaaaaaatttaatacaaataccgcaagacttttttgacaacccattatatatatTCCTCGGAACATATTATTAGATCGAtactaatatagcatatagctgtcatacaaattgaccgattcAAATCAAGTTGCTTTTCTACCCTTTTAAGCTATAAAAATCGCACCTTAGAAGTTTATTATAGCCTCGGCCGCTGTTAGACTGCATACAAAATTAAGATTAcagttatgttttttatatacatatagtaattAACTGATTTCCTACAGGTTTGCTAATTACAGTGTCACTGACAACTCAAACAAGTCCGAAACTAATTATGTAACAAAGCAAATAAAGAGCTAAAATGAATTCAAAATTCTCAAAGCAACAATATACaagccaaaacaaaaacaataaatacctTACACACATAACTGACTTAACTGACATTAATGAAAATCGTAACGCGCCGTCAGACGCCTCTCACTTTTATTTGCGGCGAGCAATGCgacggcagcagcaacagcaactatTTGCTTAGACATTACGAGCGCAAGTACTTATTGCTTCTATTTACAATTATATGTCTAGATACCCACATGCTTGCATGTCTGTAGTAAAATGCCGCAATGCCATAATAATGGCCAACAAAACAAGCCAACGCGAGTTGAGTCTGGCGAAGTGAACCGCCAAACCGCGGCGTCTCAAATTTGCAAGCGCATGAAAACGATCGCTGCCGCTACAAGTTGTTCAAGTCGCGCGCCGTCAGCGATTCAGTTGTGCGCGAGCGTTTAAACCAGTTGGACGGACCAACTAAAATAtcgtttcgaaaatattttcattttcattacgatacacacacgtatatacatacttcaatagcgagcgtattgtgtgtggtttatttattgcattttagttGTACACAAACTTGaaccaaatcaaaataaaatcaaaacattaattGCTTGCGTTTATAACAAGAGAGAGACACAATCTCCAAAGCCATTCAATTGAAGGCAACTggcaaacatatacataaataaacaaataaatacccaacaaataatacaaataagcAGGAAACCTTCATaatgacaacaaaaacgattaGTTTCAACTACAAATTACCTTTTGTTTGGTTagctgttgtgttgttgttgctgttgcaatgCTGCAATTGCGCACAAGGCACACCGATGCTCTACAAGAAGAATCCACAAGACAAATACGAAGCAGGTGATGTGTTAATGCGCTTTACCTTTCGGTGTTTTAATTGAGTGATTTCGAATCTGTTTCAACGTTTCAACTAGTGATTTGTGGTGTTGGTTTTAGCCGCCAAATTTGGTTTGCTAATTCGAGTTAGTTTTGAAAATGTGGGTGAAATGAGTTTAGCTGTTGCTGATAAGGCAATCTCGAATTTGCTTAAATAGAGGAACAGGAAATATTGATCTAAAATCTAGTTTTTCGCCATGAGTTGGCTTATTGGTCTTTTGAAAAACATAAtgagaataaaatattatataaataatataatataaatttaaaaaaaaaatttaaaaatattgaaaatatataaatcgtTTAAAAAGAGTTTCAGAGTTTTCGATAGGCccgattataattttttgtggtgAGCTTAGTGTTACCTCTTCCAATCGTTCATGCATTTTCGAGATCATAAATTTATTCAACACGAGTTAGAATCAGCTTTTGCAATATCTatcgatttttgtttattatgtaccacctgatcaaatttgactcggactgacaAACACGGGTTAGAATAAGTTTTTGCAATATCTACAGgttttgatttattatatactatctgatcaaatttgacccggactggtaaAAAAAGGTActttttcacgtattttaatacaaaactttatcgccttcaaaataagctTCTGAGCCAATACAATTCCAGTTGTCCATACACTTGGTAGAAGCTGGATTGGCTTTCAGCGCAAATTTTGCTTTTCGGCTCATTTTTAGAGCGCCATTCGCATTATAAATGTACCATGTCTAAGTCGAATTTGTTCAGTTATATAGTGCTTTcagattagattagataagaTGAGGATTGCTCCGCGACCTAGAGTCTTGTGCCTTATATTCTAATTCACAACATCTCAAATATCCCCGGTAAATTAATAAGTTCCAAAGTACGGCTAGGTACTATTGAGACGATGTGGCTCCAATTTGGATCTGGCGTTTTAGactccaagtcgcagaaccggcaattacTTAAAATGGCCAGTGTATAAGGCGAAAAGTAGCCTGAATTTTCCCATGGAAGGTTGATTGCATATTTAAAGCTTTTGAGGTTGTAAgcacccattagcaacttggcatgttGCATGCCTGGGAGTTGTTGCTAATGCTTCTCCCTACCAACTGCTTCATCATTGCGGAACAGCTCCTTTATGTTGTGGGGACCAATCGCAATAAAATGTTCCGGTCCTCCCATGTTGGTGAATGCTGGGGAGCGAGCAaactcatcagccagttcattctcggctatacctttgtgacctgACACCAAAATAATgtgcacttggttacgttcTGACAGACTATTCAGTCGttctatacactcctgcaccaatacTAACTGCTGAGGGTAACCTTAAGCTTCCTAATGAAGTCAACATTTTTGGTAATGCTATGCCTAGGCCACTTAGCTCATTCACACATTGGGAAGAGGTTACCTTTCCTCTGCCAAACCCTATCATTTGAAGTAGAGTGTGTTTGGCGATGGCCGATTACTAGGTGTAGCGGGGTGAGTTCCAGCAAGACTTCAAGTGCCGCCGTcggaaattttgtatttttattcttCAGATTTCCTTCGATTTAAAAGCTCTCGAACTTAGGTATTTTTAGGCAACAGATTCGATTTCGCTCTGAAAACACAAATCACCAATTAATATCCACTCTCGCCCTATAACCTCAACATTCGTTTCCAAGCAGATCTTGTACCCGTTTCCTCGACTGTCATCCCGCTAACAGTGCTCGAAGTCAGCTACGGTTTGGGCGGCAAACCCAGCGAGGAGTATAAGCAAGCCTATCTGAAGAAACTGCGCAAGAAGGTGCAACTTAAGCAGCACTCAAAActgacacaacaacaacaacacgatgGCGACGATGCTGAATTAGCGGATCCCGATACGCTCATAACAAGTGAGTGTCAATAGCGAAAGTGAATGAGAAACGGAAAACCATTGATAAAGTTATCGGCGGTAAAGTAAATTGCCTGCAGTTAACTCTGTAATCAAGTTGCGTTGTAAATTGTGAAGCGCTGCCTCCACTTTAGTGCACACTATCATATTGCTCTTGCATAACATTTGCGACGCACATAAAGTGCTAAGTGTAGCACAGTGTTTGAGTGCCTACGACCCGCCGCCAGGGCGTATGCGTGACATTCAAATGCCTACACTTGTGTGAACAATTTGCAAGCCTACGCGCCGCGCCTGCTCATGATTGGCACAcaagcaaaaaaatacaaagaaaaattgtagaaataaaaaatagaaaatgtaaaAGTGCTGATTGCAAATAGTTGAAGTCAAGCGTTagaaatgaattaaataaagcaataagTCGCACTGCCGACGGCCTCAAGACAGAAGGTTAAATAAGTTTGGCGCTGCGGCTCTCCGAAATTGttttgccaataaaatttgGCGTAGGATGGCTTGAATTTATGTCTATTTGAGACGCCAGTTCTAGTATTTGAATTGAAGTCTTTATGAAGTTCACTTGCTTTGATTATCGgcgcttttttattttatgttttacggctttttataccctgaataggatATATTAGGTtgacacaaaatatatattaaacagaAGTAAACTTCGgagaatattaattaaaatatatacatagtatgtatgtatatatataaatgttcagtatgtggagctgagtcgattaagccatTTTCGTCGGCTTGTCGTCTGTTGGTGAATCCACAAACCAGCACttcagtttctgagatatcgatctgaaatttcgctcAGTttattttctctccaagaagctgctcatttgtcgaaatcgccgatatcggcgaactatagcatatagccgccattcCAACTTATCCAACcgaatcaagttcttctaaggaaaacttttttatttgatgaaatatctccaagaaatttgatatggattgtTATCCAACACAGCTACcatctccgaacaaattattcaggTCGAACtattaaaacatatacatacatagctgccatacaaactgatagattcaaattaagttcttgtatagagACATActttatttgtcgagatatcttcatgaaatttgtagTGGATTATTCTCCGTAGTTGCGGTGTAAACTCTGCAAAAATTTCACGGATCGAAGCacttataacatatagctgttatacaaactgattgagaaaaatcaagataaagattaTTTTATACCTTCTATGCTATAAAAATTGCGCCTGTGCAGGGTATATAGCTTCAGTTCAGCCAtagttaacggtttttcttgttttcttattatttattttatttgtcttGCTCACAGAGTTTATGACTTTGACGTTAAAGTTTGCACAAGTTGCATTTAAGCGCTTTCATGCTTGTTGttagtgtgtttttgtttgtgcaaGTGTGCGAGTGTACGCTAGAAACTCGCTTTTCGGAGCCAACATGCTCGTTTCTTCTAATTCATTGATGgtctttttcgtttttcataTTCTGCTTTCGCAATGGTTATGCGCGCGCTACACTTTGACATATTTTTTCCTACTTTCCAGTAAAAAAGAAACATAACGACACCAATAAAGCCAAAGTCAAGGGCATCTAAAGCAATTGCAGATGACAACGATGACACGGCGGCAGCGAGCAACGAGCAGCGTTATATGTACAGCGTGGCGACGACATTAAACTACATCAGCAaaacacaataataataacaaaacgcCAAAACAGCGCAGACAACCGAGATGGCAGTGGGAAGATTTGAGAGTAAGCTTGCTAGCTAGCTATACTGAAGTGAGCACTTAGCTGATGACGGCCAGTGTTTTAGATGGTGTATGCTGTTTgactgttttttgttgttttactttttatgttttttatatatacatatatatttttttttaattttttggtttttttaaatattgttttgtgtttcttccttatttttttggtcgtttttttatttctatcttTTTTTACATCTTATGGAGTGTTCCtccgttttatttttaatttttttaggtctttctttaaattgtttggttactcttttaacttttttaaatttaaaatttttttttaatgtttaaaattttttatttttatttctttctttaaatttttttaaattttattttttaatttttaaattgtttttttttttaattatttaatttttttattttttttaattatttaattttttattttttttaattatttaatttttttattttttttttaattattttttttttttttaatttttttattttttttaaatttttttattttttttattaattttttttattttattttattttttttttgtgggtgCTCCTCCATCTCTTAAGTGCATTGCTGGCTGTCTGTCGCACAATCTGTTTTCAGCTGCAATCATCGATGATGTCACTAAGCTTTGACACCGTTCACGTTTGTGTTTGCGCGCtcagtgtataaaaaataatattggtttttgtttttgccccTCGGACTTCGCCGGCCATCAAATGCTCGCGCGCCCCCGCCATACTCAAATTTATATCAACAACTCTTAGCTGTTTTTACTAACTTGCCTTTCTGTTTTGGTTCAATCTCGGTTTAACTAACCTTTTTGCTGTGTGCTGCCGTTACCGTTAgttgcacacacacgcataatCATACTTTTGTACATACTAACCGCCATATTcataaaattcgaaatttattgaaattagcTTGACTGCATTCGAACGCCGTGAAACtgtaaaatttatgtatatttatatatatgtaaatatgttatatataattttatgcattaaatatatatgtatatgtatatagaatacTAAAAATCTGGTGACAAATAAAATATCGAAGCATTAAAATTCGTAAATCAATGCAGATCCATTATTTTCTGACACTTGTGAAATTCTACACTAGTTTTAGTTATACAGTTATAAAGCCATTATACTccatgtacatgcatatatggtacatatatgcCCAAATTAAACTTATATATTCGTATATTTGTAACTATtataacatacacatacataaaaatctattttttgtttacgcAATAAAtatgttcacacacacacacaaacatatacttacaaataaagaaaatatatttatttttggcattcCTTCCGATTGTGTGTCATTTTTGCCACATCTGCGACATTGATGCATGGGTTATTTGCCCAAAATGGGAGTActcaactacatatgtatatgtatatatttacatactctTTTTATgtgcgaatatgtatgtacatatatacatatatgtatgtatgtatatttgtatttgaggcatgtaaaaacatatatgtGAGTCTGTGGCAGCTCCTCCTTTTTCGACATTTCTTTGCTTAATCAGTCATTTAGTAATTGTGTTGGACGTTGACtgcttttttctactttttattCTTTTGCTGGTCATCTCTCAAATGGTAAATGACCTTAAAGAGAAGTTTGACTAGTGTCGGATTTCGCcattttagtgattttgtgAGACAAGCTTCCATATTCATTacttaaatttagtttaatgcCCAAATTCGTTTCGAAAGCTGCAAagccaaattttgaaatttgcataagtcgataaaaataatactgatgagtcattttttttcaaatgttaggCGAAATGAGAATTAAGAACATGCTTTAAAGTCGACTTTATATATTGGCTATTTGTTAGCGCAAATAAAGCCAGTGAAAAAGTTGAGTTTATATTCTTATACATACTCGAACAATCTAAAagttttaaggggttatatacagttagaagattctataaaatatatatacatatatattcttaaatatcTGCACATTAAGaaaatggtattaaaaaatcaatttttcgaaaattctaactgtatgtacatatatacatatatatatatgaaggTCCTAAGTTTGACTTCGATCGGCTTGTTTGAATTGCAGTTATATGCTGTGGTAATCCGATTTAAAACGGTGATTCcagcgttgccttggacaataatctaagccaaattacgtgaagatatctttcaaataaacaaattttcttagGGTGACTTGAGTTTTACCTATTAATTTGTATGACAATTACAGCGATTACGGCAAGTGGGCAAGtggtttttgggaaaaaaaccgtgggcaaaatttcagttccatatctaaacaagaaaaaacgttaagctgcaccgaagctgatatacccttcacaggtgcatttctttgtatatgctatagtaatccgatctgaacaatcttttcggagattatattattaccttaagcagtaatccatgtcaaatttcgtgaatatactacgtttccatacaagcccttgattccgatcgttcgttttgtatggcagctatatgctatagtaagccgatctgaacaatctcttcggagattacattgcagccctaaaaaaaaacctgtgccaacttttgtgaagatatatgtatgttatagtggtccgatatcggcagttccgacaaatgagcagcttcttgaagagaaaatgacgtttgcaaacgatatcttaaaaacggAGGGACTAGttcctatatgtatatacagacgggcggacggacagacagacagacggacatcgactcagctcaatatactgatcatttatgtatgtatatactttatagggtctccgacgcttccttctgggtgttacaaacttcgtgacaaacttaatataccctgttcagggtataaaaacttaGGGATTTACAACCGGCCAGATAGAagaacatgactaaatcgactaagCTAGCCAcgctgatcttttatatattttgtttttttttttggcaatcgCTCGTTTCAATTTGAGGAGTTGTTTTGAAAGCTTGTAATGACGTCATGGCTTTTCAGCTTTGTCATTGATTTGGCTGTTTGGGCAAGTTTCACATATGATTTTTAAGGTTTAAAGTTGTTAAAATGGATCCGTTTTTCATCACCACACACAATCCGATGTACAAACGGCTGTTTGTCGTACCGTTAAAGCAGCATTTCTGTCATCTATAATTGCCTTTCCAAGTCCCTTGGCTTCAATTCATAAGTATATCACtcaattttcttgcatttaatcATGTATTGAATGCATCCgagtcattattattattttttatttgctaatcATTATTTCTAGGTATTACATTAGAGGTGACATTGTTCTAGACATTCCTTTCTTTCGTTTTTGACTGCTTGCatgcaattttttgtaaattttatagaaaCTGTATACATAGTGAAACAGTACAGATTAAACATCAAGTTTGCTTaactttagtagttttgaaaGTCCAAAGCAGCGTATTGTGGGATTATTTTTGGATAACATAGTACCGAATCACAACTTTCAAGTTTTCGTCAGGCAAGGTTGTTTATCTGAAATGGTTAACCAAAGTGTCCAAATTATCCTTCTACCTTCTTTTCAACTGTAAGTGACAGCTGATAAAGCAGTATAATATTGAATGTCTTCATTTATAGCAGTCATTATTTATAAAGTCAACTTCATAAGCTTGTCAAATTGGAGTTTCCTTTTTGATTAAGTTCATCaagaaattgaataaattggaaaagtttCGCAACGAATCCCGCAGACATTTCTATATTGTTGTTTACAGGATTACATTTCAACTACTGATTtttgctatatatatgtaccaggttttccaatagggatgatatgatttgCTTTACATAAGTATTCGAGTGCGAATAAGATAAAAAACCGCTCGAggtatgaaaatattgctgccgttcaagGAAGTGTTGCGTTCTCAAGAATTTATCGATAATGCGTTTTACATTCAGAACTTAAATTcatcgaaaaataaataaataaaaaaaattaatttcttaacaattgaagtcgattttttcttgaaaagaaatcatctcactcttattggaaaccCCTGTACAAGTGTGTCTGTAATGGTGGCGCTCATACTTTTTTATTGCGACATTAAAAATCTACTTCTTGAAGTATTTTCCTTCTTATTATATGCTTCTCCTGTaataagaaggaaataaaatcGGCATAAATAACTTCTGAAGAAGATTTtccacaaagaaaataaaataaaatatggtcTACACTCAAGCATGTCACTGACCTTGAATGCTTTACAGGCCGCCATATTTACTTGATAAATGTTTGACCGtgtacaaattttgattttgatatatGCGATTTTACGGAAACCCAGCAGCGTTAGCGCCCGGTTTATAGCCGGCATAAAGATTACGGatgaattataataattttgttgttgtgtggctTTTATCTGCAGGGGagttgtagatatgtatgcctTCTTTTGCTGGATATGAGTTATGACCAATTGTATGTGCAGTAAATGTCAGCAATTGCCAGCTGTAAGAAGGTGCTTATATTTGAAAGGTCTGCTGCTCGTGCCTACAAATGAGCGAAAACTGAAAAACTTTGTTTAGTTGctttatataaagttttttcattatatttgaaTGTGAATTGTTGAAATATGCTGCCTTTTTGACATGTCAATAATTTTTCTCTATAATAAACCTTTAAACTCAGTAACGGTGTTTTGCTCATAATCACTTTTCCGCTTACTGCCGGGGACAATATGCTTAAAAGCTGCATGTCACTCATTTTATGCTTTTgtttatatgtactatgtacggatgtcaaataaatatatacatatagggtgatccatttcgaggttccctgcttttctttaaagaaaaaacaaagaaacttaaaatttaatggagaatttttattatcattcgaaataacattctttggcatatattttttgccacggatacgtctcagatggtccatccgttgagccaattttcgatgactcgttcgagatTGCGAGATCGACttaagattttacatatcccatATCCCAACATTGAAATTGTCTGAaaagtggcaccgtcttgttgaaaacaaatgtcgccgagatcacgaacttcaatttcaggcatcaaatagtcagttattcatagcgcgataacgatcgccattaacggttacgttcttaccgacatattttttgaagaaatatggaccgatgattccaccggcccacaaaccacatcaatccgtggttttttctggatgaaatggcagccctCGAATCTCTTCAACTTGCTTCTCGTCCCAAATGcgccaattttgcttgtttacatacccattgagccagaaattgcaaaaaaaaattggctgGAAAACATTGGATCTGCTTGGAACATTTCAAAAGCCCATAGGGAAGGTCAAGCGCCTTAAGTTCTTaaacaagctgtattttgtttacttttaatttaagttcTCGACTTAAAATGCGGCAAGTGGTTCCATACGTTAATCCGAGTTGCTGGGAATGGCgacgaatcgactctccacgatcttcgtgtgcactcttagctacggctgctatactTTCTTCATTGCCtgctggacgtagtctattcggCTTGCTACGACTCACACGTGCTCTGTCAAAAAGACTATTGACAAAAATACCTCTGCTTGGATCACCccttctatatgtatgtatggatgtcatataaatatatatatactatatatacatacatatgtatttgtttatttcaacTTTTAGCACCACCGAGATTATAAAAAATCGCTAGGACAAATGTgtgacataaattttatttcacacttttattttacttcCTTCGCCCGTAGCAATTTCGACTTTCTTGAAGTAGCGTCCGCGATTTCGCTCGTATTTTAACATTGCTTTTGCCCCTCCGCCCACTTTTCTGCAGCATTTGTGACACTTGAACGGTTCTTCCCTTTCATTTGACTTATTGCAGTTCGAGTTGTCATAAACTTGTATGCGTTTggtgtgttgttattgtaattgagGTAATTTTATGGCCACTTATCGTCGTCCTCCTTGTGATTCTCAATCATCCTTAAGTGGCCATCAATGCCACAATTGATATGCTCGATTCCGTTAAAAGTTTCAACGCTAAATGTTTTGTAGGTGACGAAAACTATTTAAAGTTGCATTATCCGCGCGAAGGAGGAGAGAGGTGTTGGGTGTTGAGTGTATTATTTGTGGTTAGGTTTATGTCACTGTAATGAACTTGCTTTCATAAATGTGCTGACAGTTTTTGTTGAGTGAGTGAATGCTTTTGtgttatacacacacatacctatcGGCATATGCCGtagagaaaattatttaaaatatatgtaataaaaaatattctttctttGGTTTTAGCGGCAAATTGTTTCCATTAATCAACATTTCAATTACACTTTATGAGCTTAATTAATTGCACTGTTGTAGTTAAGGTAATGAACTCTAttgaatatataatttgaaatatgtttaagGAAGGATATAATAGTAATTATGTAAAAAGCCAGTGGCTTCGCAACTAACGTGTTGTGGTTGCTAGATTACTCAATTCAGTTAAATATACGAccaagacaattttttttataactgctACTCGCAAGTTTAGTAGTTTTAGAAGTGACTATGCCAGCTGTTTTACTTTCTGAAATTTCCTCTCTGTGGAATTGCGTTTGGATAACATTTTCTCAATGATtaaataaacgatttttttaagaaaatcgttttatccGATGAGAATCCCATTCATCTATAACAGTTTAGTGTGGTTTTTGGTTCGATAGAATCATCgatcttctttcgaaatgaagctgtgGCACACTTTGTGGAAAACCCTGGCATATATTgaagtatacaagtatgtatactATAAAATTGCTGAAGTTTATGTTTAGCGACCCCATAAAATGAAAGAGCATTTAAGTCTCAAAAAATGAGCAGCGTCTCGAAGAGAGAAGggtgtatgcaaaatttcagttcggtatatcaaaaattaggaactatttcgcgtatatacagacagacaaagATACTAAGAGACAGACGAACATAACTAAATTGACAAATTCTATGACATTTTCctgtgggtgttacaaacttcgtggcaaatttaaggGGGAACACTGCTTTAGAGACaacgaaatcgatttttttgacaagttttttgggagggaaagaaataattgattaaagcgaaatttctaggacttatagttatatatttaaacatcatttgcaatttttttggatacttTTATATTCTGCCTTTGAGAAGCAATTGCCCGAAGCATCCTTCATGTGCTTTTTTTGGACggattcaaagagattcatatttattattaacttattttctatgtagttaaactaagaaatttcgaaaaatagtgaaaaattctacaatttattaaaaattaaaaaaactggtttttgaccaaaattttacattatgtTGTAACTTGACTTTTCCTAgttagaagataatttaatgccaaagataataaactttgccccacttccatacgacgtttagttttttttcctaTCCTGCCCTCCAATTAAGGAAagtcgtaaaaatgaaaaaccgagaaatcgcacagcaaagttttcgctttctgcccaagcgcatatacatatgtatttgctagacgctcggtcactatttcccttctagcttcgacaatgtTTCGAATCCCCAtttataactttggggacatattcttagatagtttttaaagagatttaaacaaaaaaaaatcgattttttagtctaagaaaaaaaaacatgatttttttttgccaatatttacactttttgcggaaaataaatactttaaatgATGACCATATGGGTATATAGGTATTATAGGTTCATACAATGAAGGCGGAATTactgtcaattaaaaaaaagacgaTTGGTTGATAAAATTTTGAACTAGGATCTGTCGCAAGTTCACAAAAATCGTTATTCAGAGCTTAAAGAAAGGTCCTTACTTTAATAGCCTAGAACAATAATATG contains:
- the LOC126758887 gene encoding uncharacterized protein LOC126758887, producing the protein MTTKTISFNYKLPFVWLAVVLLLLLQCCNCAQGTPMLYKKNPQDKYEADLVPVSSTVIPLTVLEVSYGLGGKPSEEYKQAYLKKLRKKVQLKQHSKLTQQQQHDGDDAELADPDTLITIKKKHNDTNKAKVKGI